A portion of the Gorilla gorilla gorilla isolate KB3781 chromosome X, NHGRI_mGorGor1-v2.1_pri, whole genome shotgun sequence genome contains these proteins:
- the LOC129529830 gene encoding uncharacterized protein: MEAQNSTTERETRRSASATHCLLHQNYIKYRETTSYREKADVKRSLLSWAGRAGVVVAAAARAPSALGLCTAPASSRRGQRPPRAPSGGGVGGEGNSTGRLVPEIKAGCRPHCLTELPPCFLLSPRRPAPPQLWRLLPLWVRGRPGFPRPPPRPGPGLAPAVEKTELIQKAKLAERYDDMATCMKAGTKQGAELSKEERNLLSVAYKNVVGAAGPPGASSGAWSRIPTPPTRSCS; the protein is encoded by the exons ATGGAAGCACAGAACAGCACCACAGAGAGGGAAACAAGGCGCTCTGCCTCTGCTACACACTGTCTCCTCCACCAGAATTACATCAAATACAGGGAGACGACTTCTTACAGGGAAAAA gctgatgTCAAACGGTCGCTTCTATCCTGGGCCGGCCGGGCAGGGGTGGTGGTTGCGGCGGCAGCTCGGGCTCCCAGCGCGCTGGGCCTCTGCACCGCCCCCGCCTCCTCCCGCCGCGGGCAGCGGCCTCCCCGGGCGCCCAGTGGCGGTGGAGTCGGGGGAGAGGGAAATTCCACCGGCCGCCTTGTGCCAGAGATAAAAGCGGGCTGCCGGCCCCATTGTCTGACGGAGCTCCCTCCCTGCTTTTTGTTATCGCCTCGCCGCCCCGCCCCTCCGCAGCTCTGGAGGCTCCTCCCGCTCTGGGTCCGCGGCCGCCCTGGCTTTCCTCGCCCTCCGCCCCGGCCAGGCCCGGGCCTCGCGCCCGCCGTGGAGAAGACAGAGCTGATCCAGAAGGCCAAGCTGGCCGAGCGCTACGACGACATGGCCACCTGCATGAAGGCCGGGACCAAGCAGGGCGCCGAGCTGTCCAAGGAGGAGCGCAACCTGCTTTCCGTGGCCTACAAGAACGTGGTCGGGGCCGCAGGTCCGCCTGGGGCGTCATCTGGAGCATGGAGCAGAATACCTACACCTCCGACAAGAAGTTGCAGCTGA